A genomic window from Fundidesulfovibrio magnetotacticus includes:
- a CDS encoding YIP1 family protein, which translates to MRIVCPQCGYSRDIPADKVPARSAIATCPKCQFRFRFRGRDSLPAEEPAPEEPVYPPRPSRPRTDWNPGRPAPAAQSFEPSQKLYGAEPEPAPPVQPRPQARWLPDPEPAPEADPYDAPARRRPAQPEDDDFARPPFVPAREPEPDPEPWRAPAAPAPPASPARASVQARRQTFEPVPPPVQAPNGTRIWSQPPGDDGEFQAPPGHTGQDVRPPADPWDIRGNEPSQGRFVPTDDFDDAPAAPAARRAQVRVERTQNQAWANDPDAPLPEEQPQDVQPSEAVAGEDSVRDIWARLQAMGGETRPRQSGGPEQAEAPGHGHPPARHDGPAPWETLEHHGVVPAYLNTAKAILVRPGDFFDQLPPMEGVLRPLVFALVTCLVAVLAGVVWNSFGLGPNLSELGRTDGFQGLGRGPVGGLAMLGLAPIVLAGFVYLDAGLGHLLLGLLRSATRPFAETFRTLCYAGAPWLLSLLPVPYSYLIPVVLIWHMTLQAIGLKKLHHAGYPQVLAAVLVKWSLYFMASFAFLHVLITRR; encoded by the coding sequence ATGCGCATCGTCTGCCCTCAATGCGGCTACAGCCGGGATATCCCAGCCGACAAGGTTCCGGCTCGTTCCGCTATCGCCACCTGCCCCAAGTGCCAGTTCCGCTTCCGTTTCCGGGGGCGAGACAGCCTGCCCGCCGAGGAGCCCGCTCCCGAGGAGCCGGTGTATCCGCCGCGTCCCTCCAGGCCCCGCACGGACTGGAATCCCGGCCGCCCTGCCCCGGCCGCGCAATCCTTCGAGCCCAGCCAGAAACTCTACGGGGCCGAGCCCGAGCCCGCGCCCCCCGTCCAGCCCAGGCCCCAGGCCCGCTGGCTCCCGGACCCGGAGCCGGCTCCGGAGGCAGACCCCTACGACGCCCCGGCGCGCAGGCGGCCCGCGCAGCCAGAGGACGACGACTTCGCCCGGCCCCCCTTCGTTCCCGCCCGCGAGCCGGAGCCCGATCCCGAGCCCTGGCGCGCTCCGGCCGCGCCCGCTCCGCCCGCATCCCCGGCGCGCGCGTCCGTCCAGGCGCGCCGTCAGACGTTCGAGCCTGTCCCGCCTCCGGTCCAGGCGCCGAACGGCACGCGCATCTGGAGCCAGCCGCCCGGCGACGACGGCGAATTTCAGGCCCCTCCGGGCCATACCGGCCAGGACGTCCGGCCCCCGGCCGATCCCTGGGACATCCGCGGCAACGAGCCCTCCCAGGGGCGCTTCGTGCCCACGGACGATTTCGACGACGCCCCCGCGGCGCCTGCGGCGCGCCGCGCCCAGGTCCGGGTGGAGCGGACCCAGAATCAGGCATGGGCCAACGACCCCGACGCGCCGCTGCCGGAAGAGCAGCCCCAGGACGTGCAGCCTTCCGAGGCCGTGGCCGGGGAGGACTCCGTGCGCGACATCTGGGCCAGGCTGCAGGCCATGGGCGGCGAGACCCGGCCGCGCCAGTCCGGCGGCCCCGAGCAAGCCGAGGCCCCCGGGCACGGGCATCCCCCGGCGCGCCACGACGGCCCGGCCCCCTGGGAGACCCTGGAGCACCACGGCGTGGTCCCGGCCTACCTGAACACGGCCAAGGCCATCCTCGTGCGGCCGGGCGATTTCTTCGACCAGCTGCCCCCCATGGAGGGCGTGCTGCGCCCCCTGGTGTTCGCCCTGGTCACGTGCCTCGTGGCGGTGCTCGCGGGCGTGGTGTGGAACTCCTTCGGCCTTGGCCCCAACCTTTCGGAACTGGGCCGCACGGACGGCTTCCAGGGCCTGGGCAGGGGGCCGGTGGGCGGTCTGGCCATGCTGGGGCTCGCGCCCATCGTGCTGGCGGGTTTCGTCTACCTGGACGCGGGGCTCGGGCACCTGCTGCTGGGGCTTCTGCGCTCCGCCACGCGGCCCTTCGCGGAGACCTTCCGCACGCTGTGCTACGCCGGCGCTCCCTGGCTGCTCTCGCTCTTGCCGGTTCCGTATTCCTATCTTATTCCGGTTGTGTTGATCTGGCACATGACGCTGCAGGCCATCGGGCTCAAAAAGCTGCACCATGCGGGCTATCCGCAGGTGCTGGCTGCGGTGCTGGTGAAGTGGTCGCTCTATTTCATGGCCTCCTTTGCGTTTCTGCACGTGCTCATCACGCGCAGGTAG